A window of Fibrobacter sp. contains these coding sequences:
- a CDS encoding extracellular solute-binding protein, with amino-acid sequence MTRFAKNVSTVLTLALVCLFPVHSLASQPALVASPDETLSLWVMDNGIGSQRALGRIVKRFQRETKIPVSIRFLNWGEAFAEISKALSGADSAAANGNGPDVLQLGSTWVPFFASSGAIEPLDAYLEQVGATRFFRESFKAARLPQDSLVYSFPWFVDVRALYANEKMWKKLALKKEEVDSYSEFIGVLRAFAKNAAGGSDSAAKVAPFALPGKGDWTGPQHMAPFIWSFGGDFITKTSAGYRSALLDSTTLKGLAYYLRIFADREISPYGLDENSVQETERFIGGGQLVLYGTSEIIRQMEIASKDGGLKDSPIAEDGITIVEPLAGHSGIVSFVGGSHLVLPKAHRPAAERLLCYLLRADNMDAYTRQVGFLPADESIVNIWDKDARYSKIIETMKTGKSFPNIPEWVAIEGILIEFSNALGDLFREGSSREAVEDQVVELFWDAHQKINKSLGYADTLDKSGIVSHIKGLLFASVEEVTPESMTVPVEDEGGSIWVFVLVVVIAAVAAIAGMALSALIRKK; translated from the coding sequence ATGACCCGGTTTGCAAAAAATGTTTCTACCGTCTTGACGCTTGCCCTGGTGTGCCTTTTTCCGGTGCATTCTCTGGCATCGCAGCCTGCCCTGGTGGCGTCTCCGGACGAAACCCTTTCCCTTTGGGTCATGGACAACGGTATCGGTTCCCAGCGGGCGCTTGGGCGCATTGTCAAACGGTTCCAGCGCGAAACGAAAATCCCTGTAAGCATCAGGTTCTTGAATTGGGGCGAAGCCTTTGCCGAAATTTCCAAGGCGTTGAGCGGCGCAGATTCTGCGGCAGCGAACGGCAATGGCCCGGACGTTTTGCAGTTGGGCTCTACCTGGGTTCCTTTCTTTGCTTCGTCCGGGGCGATTGAACCCCTGGACGCCTACCTGGAACAGGTAGGGGCTACACGATTCTTTAGGGAGAGCTTCAAGGCGGCCCGCTTGCCCCAGGATTCCCTGGTGTATTCTTTCCCGTGGTTTGTGGACGTGAGGGCCTTGTATGCCAACGAGAAGATGTGGAAAAAACTTGCGCTGAAAAAAGAGGAGGTGGATTCTTACTCCGAATTTATCGGCGTGCTGCGGGCTTTCGCGAAAAACGCCGCTGGCGGTTCCGATAGTGCAGCCAAGGTGGCGCCCTTCGCCCTGCCCGGAAAGGGGGACTGGACCGGCCCGCAACACATGGCGCCCTTCATCTGGAGCTTTGGCGGAGATTTCATCACGAAGACTTCTGCAGGTTACCGCAGCGCCCTGCTGGATTCTACGACCCTCAAGGGGTTGGCCTACTACCTCAGGATTTTTGCTGATAGGGAAATTTCCCCTTACGGTCTGGACGAAAATTCCGTGCAGGAAACGGAACGGTTTATCGGTGGCGGGCAGCTGGTGCTGTACGGCACCTCCGAAATTATCCGCCAGATGGAAATTGCAAGCAAGGACGGCGGCCTCAAGGATTCGCCCATCGCCGAAGACGGAATAACCATCGTGGAGCCTCTGGCGGGGCACTCGGGAATCGTTTCTTTTGTAGGCGGAAGCCATCTGGTGTTGCCCAAGGCTCACAGGCCTGCTGCAGAACGGCTTCTCTGCTACCTGCTCCGGGCCGACAACATGGACGCCTACACCCGACAGGTAGGTTTCTTGCCTGCCGACGAAAGCATCGTGAACATCTGGGACAAGGACGCCCGCTATTCCAAGATTATTGAAACCATGAAAACCGGAAAGTCTTTCCCGAACATTCCGGAATGGGTGGCTATCGAAGGAATATTGATAGAGTTTTCCAATGCCTTGGGCGACTTGTTTAGGGAAGGTTCTTCTCGCGAGGCTGTGGAAGATCAGGTCGTGGAATTGTTCTGGGATGCCCACCAGAAGATCAACAAGTCTCTTGGCTATGCCGACACGCTGGACAAGTCCGGCATCGTTTCTCATATCAAGGGACTGCTGTTCGCTTCTGTAGAAGAAGTGACTCCTGAATCCATGACGGTTCCGGTCGAAGATGAGGGAGGCTCCATCTGGGTGTTTGTTTTGGTTGTGGTCATTGCGGCTGTTGCCGCCATCGCGGGCATGGCGTTGTCGGCCCTTATCCGGAAGAAGTAG